The proteins below are encoded in one region of Chiloscyllium plagiosum isolate BGI_BamShark_2017 chromosome 7, ASM401019v2, whole genome shotgun sequence:
- the LOC122552028 gene encoding pro-glucagon-like isoform X2 → MKGVGSVAILLLLILVQNSCQNPVKDTEETSSILEKQSIPLEDVKRHSEGTFTSDYSKYMDNRRAKDFVQWLMSTKRNGDKTKRHAEGTYTSDVDSLSDYFKAKRFVDSLKSYSKRQSGRGISKRHVEPTRHTERSYANDITSYLEEKAAKDFINWLIKGRGRREFPEDEILNEVIPDELDRRHADGTFTSEINIVLDTIAAKEFLNWLLNSKTVEARNSEIEFFNEYE, encoded by the exons ATGAAAGGTGTTGGTTCCGTTGCCATTTTGCTGCTTTTGATACTAGTGCAAAACAGTTGTCAAAATCCAGTGAAGGATACAGAAGAAACATCAAG TATATTGGAAAAACAATCGATCCCATTGGAGGATGTGAAACGGCACTCTGAAGGCACATTCACCAGTGATTACAGTAAATATATGGATAATAGACGTGCTAAGGACTTCGTACAATGGCTGATGAGCACAAAACGGAATGG GGACAAAACCAAGAGGCATGCTGAAGGAACTTACACAAGTGATGTAGATTCTCTTTCTGACTACTTCAAAGCAAAACGCTTTGTTGATTCACTTAAAAGTTACAGCAAGCGTCAAAGTGG CAGGGGCATTTCCAAGAGACATGTTGAACCGACCAGACACACAGAAAGAAGTTACGCGAATGATATAACATCTTATCTAGAGGAGAAGGCAGCAAAGGACTTTATTAACTGGCTAATAAAGGGACGTGGCAGAAGAGA atttccagaagatgaAATTTTGAATgaagtgattcctgatgaattggACAGAAGACATGCTGATGGTACCTTCACCAGTGAAATTAATATCGTTTTGGACACCATTGCTGCCAAGGAGTTTTTGAACTGGCTCTTAAACTCCAAAACTGTTGAAGCAAG GAACTCTGAAATAGAATTCTTCAACGAGTATGAGTAA
- the LOC122552028 gene encoding pro-glucagon-like isoform X3 — MKGVGSVAILLLLILVQNSCQNPVKDTEETSSSILEKQSIPLEDVKRHSEGTFTSDYSKYMDNRRAKDFVQWLMSTKRNGDKTKRHAEGTYTSDVDSLSDYFKAKRFVDSLKSYSKRQSGGISKRHVEPTRHTERSYANDITSYLEEKAAKDFINWLIKGRGRREFPEDEILNEVIPDELDRRHADGTFTSEINIVLDTIAAKEFLNWLLNSKTVEARNSEIEFFNEYE; from the exons ATGAAAGGTGTTGGTTCCGTTGCCATTTTGCTGCTTTTGATACTAGTGCAAAACAGTTGTCAAAATCCAGTGAAGGATACAGAAGAAACATCAAG CAGTATATTGGAAAAACAATCGATCCCATTGGAGGATGTGAAACGGCACTCTGAAGGCACATTCACCAGTGATTACAGTAAATATATGGATAATAGACGTGCTAAGGACTTCGTACAATGGCTGATGAGCACAAAACGGAATGG GGACAAAACCAAGAGGCATGCTGAAGGAACTTACACAAGTGATGTAGATTCTCTTTCTGACTACTTCAAAGCAAAACGCTTTGTTGATTCACTTAAAAGTTACAGCAAGCGTCAAAGTGG GGGCATTTCCAAGAGACATGTTGAACCGACCAGACACACAGAAAGAAGTTACGCGAATGATATAACATCTTATCTAGAGGAGAAGGCAGCAAAGGACTTTATTAACTGGCTAATAAAGGGACGTGGCAGAAGAGA atttccagaagatgaAATTTTGAATgaagtgattcctgatgaattggACAGAAGACATGCTGATGGTACCTTCACCAGTGAAATTAATATCGTTTTGGACACCATTGCTGCCAAGGAGTTTTTGAACTGGCTCTTAAACTCCAAAACTGTTGAAGCAAG GAACTCTGAAATAGAATTCTTCAACGAGTATGAGTAA
- the LOC122552028 gene encoding pro-glucagon-like isoform X1, producing the protein MKGVGSVAILLLLILVQNSCQNPVKDTEETSSSILEKQSIPLEDVKRHSEGTFTSDYSKYMDNRRAKDFVQWLMSTKRNGDKTKRHAEGTYTSDVDSLSDYFKAKRFVDSLKSYSKRQSGRGISKRHVEPTRHTERSYANDITSYLEEKAAKDFINWLIKGRGRREFPEDEILNEVIPDELDRRHADGTFTSEINIVLDTIAAKEFLNWLLNSKTVEARNSEIEFFNEYE; encoded by the exons ATGAAAGGTGTTGGTTCCGTTGCCATTTTGCTGCTTTTGATACTAGTGCAAAACAGTTGTCAAAATCCAGTGAAGGATACAGAAGAAACATCAAG CAGTATATTGGAAAAACAATCGATCCCATTGGAGGATGTGAAACGGCACTCTGAAGGCACATTCACCAGTGATTACAGTAAATATATGGATAATAGACGTGCTAAGGACTTCGTACAATGGCTGATGAGCACAAAACGGAATGG GGACAAAACCAAGAGGCATGCTGAAGGAACTTACACAAGTGATGTAGATTCTCTTTCTGACTACTTCAAAGCAAAACGCTTTGTTGATTCACTTAAAAGTTACAGCAAGCGTCAAAGTGG CAGGGGCATTTCCAAGAGACATGTTGAACCGACCAGACACACAGAAAGAAGTTACGCGAATGATATAACATCTTATCTAGAGGAGAAGGCAGCAAAGGACTTTATTAACTGGCTAATAAAGGGACGTGGCAGAAGAGA atttccagaagatgaAATTTTGAATgaagtgattcctgatgaattggACAGAAGACATGCTGATGGTACCTTCACCAGTGAAATTAATATCGTTTTGGACACCATTGCTGCCAAGGAGTTTTTGAACTGGCTCTTAAACTCCAAAACTGTTGAAGCAAG GAACTCTGAAATAGAATTCTTCAACGAGTATGAGTAA